Proteins encoded by one window of Streptomyces sp. LX-29:
- a CDS encoding ATP-binding protein translates to MALPHSAEAVPMARAMIRSVLADLGVRTDYDTAELLTCELVANAVEHTTGDEPIELAVELMPNGFQVEVHDRDPAPPGRLGRPEPHPEPHPLDERGRGLLLIRTLSMDSGYRPTPHGKAVWFVLPPSEE, encoded by the coding sequence ATCGCGCTCCCCCACTCCGCGGAGGCGGTGCCGATGGCCCGGGCGATGATCCGCAGCGTGCTGGCGGACCTGGGAGTACGCACCGACTACGACACGGCGGAGCTGCTCACCTGCGAGCTGGTGGCGAACGCGGTCGAGCACACGACGGGCGACGAGCCGATCGAGCTGGCGGTGGAGCTGATGCCGAACGGCTTCCAGGTCGAGGTGCACGACCGCGACCCCGCCCCGCCCGGCAGGCTCGGGCGACCGGAGCCGCACCCCGAGCCGCACCCCCTGGACGAGCGCGGCCGCGGCCTGCTGCTCATCCGCACGCTGAGCATGGACTCCGGCTACCGCCCCACCCCGCACGGAAAGGCGGTCTGGTTCGTCCTGCCGCCGTCCGAGGAGTGA
- a CDS encoding bifunctional salicylyl-CoA 5-hydroxylase/oxidoreductase produces MAGQVAMGTPVAPSPNPPDVSPSAGPVAGRVAVIGGGPGGLYAAALLKRLDPRREITVWERNAPGDTFGFGVVLSDETLGGIEHADPVVYRELCREFVRWDAIDVVHRGRTLTSGGHGFAALGRRRLLAVLHRRCRSLGVRLRFGAPAPPAAELAAAHDLVIAADGVHSATRDAHAAAFRPRLTGHRCRYIWLAVDAAFDAFRFEIAETAHGVVQLHGYPYARPSPGRGASTVIVEMREEVWRGAGLDRCTDAESVERCAALFAHALAGRPLRGNRSRWTAFRTVGNERWSHGNTVLLGDAAHTAHFSIGSGTKLAVEDALALAAALSERSTVEEALAAYEAERRPVVESVQRAARASLEWFEELPHYLDQPPRQFAFNLLTRSRRVTHGNLRLRDAAFVAAVEREARVPQGTPPMFTPFRLRGLELRNRVVVSPMDMYSAVDGTPGEFHLVHLGARALGGAGLVMTEMVCVSPEGRITPGCTGLYAPEHEAAWRRVTDFVHACSPGAAIGVQLGHSGRKGSTRLMWEGIDEPLPAGNWPVVAPSALPYRPGRSQVPRALDAAGLATIRGQFTRAARRAARAGFDLLELHCAHGYLLSGFLSPLTNRRTDGYGGSPAARLRYPLEVFDAVRAVWPHDRPMTVRISATDWAPGGVTVEDAVAIAAAFAAHGADAVDVSTGQVVADERPRFGRSYQTPYADRIRNELGVPVIAVGAISSWDDVNSLVLAGRADLCALGRPHLYDPHWTLHAAAEQGYEGPGAPWPVQYRAGSRKPPGGRTDAPRPRLALDARPGR; encoded by the coding sequence ATGGCGGGGCAGGTAGCGATGGGCACCCCCGTCGCGCCGTCCCCGAACCCCCCGGACGTCTCGCCCTCCGCCGGGCCTGTGGCCGGGCGGGTCGCCGTCATCGGCGGCGGACCCGGCGGGTTGTACGCGGCGGCGCTGCTCAAGCGGCTCGACCCGCGCCGCGAGATCACCGTCTGGGAGCGGAACGCGCCGGGGGACACCTTCGGCTTCGGGGTGGTGCTCTCCGACGAGACGCTGGGCGGCATCGAGCACGCGGACCCGGTGGTCTACCGCGAGCTGTGCCGGGAGTTCGTCCGTTGGGACGCCATCGACGTGGTGCACCGGGGGCGCACGCTCACCTCGGGCGGCCACGGTTTCGCGGCCCTCGGCCGGCGTCGGCTGCTGGCCGTGCTGCACCGGCGCTGTCGCTCGCTGGGCGTACGGCTGCGCTTCGGCGCCCCGGCCCCGCCGGCGGCCGAGCTCGCCGCCGCCCACGACCTGGTGATCGCCGCCGACGGGGTGCACAGCGCCACCCGCGACGCCCACGCCGCTGCCTTCCGCCCGCGGCTGACCGGCCACCGCTGCCGCTACATCTGGCTGGCCGTCGACGCCGCCTTCGACGCCTTCCGCTTCGAGATCGCCGAGACCGCCCACGGCGTGGTGCAGCTGCACGGCTATCCGTACGCCCGCCCGTCGCCCGGCCGCGGGGCCAGCACCGTCATCGTCGAGATGCGCGAGGAGGTGTGGCGTGGCGCCGGGCTGGACCGATGCACCGACGCCGAGTCCGTCGAGCGGTGCGCGGCGCTGTTCGCCCATGCCCTGGCGGGCCGTCCGCTGCGCGGCAACCGCTCGCGGTGGACCGCCTTCCGTACCGTCGGCAACGAGCGCTGGTCGCACGGGAACACCGTGCTGCTGGGAGACGCCGCGCACACCGCGCATTTCTCCATCGGATCGGGCACCAAGCTGGCCGTGGAGGACGCGCTGGCGCTCGCCGCCGCCTTGAGCGAGCGGTCGACGGTCGAGGAGGCGCTGGCGGCGTACGAGGCGGAGCGGCGGCCGGTGGTGGAGTCCGTCCAGCGGGCGGCCCGGGCCAGCCTGGAGTGGTTCGAGGAGCTGCCCCACTACCTCGACCAGCCGCCCCGCCAGTTCGCCTTCAACCTGCTCACCCGCAGCCGCCGGGTCACCCACGGCAACCTGCGGCTGCGGGACGCGGCGTTCGTCGCGGCGGTCGAGCGGGAGGCGCGCGTGCCCCAGGGCACCCCGCCGATGTTCACCCCCTTCCGGCTGCGCGGTCTCGAGCTGCGCAACCGGGTGGTGGTCTCCCCCATGGACATGTACTCCGCCGTCGACGGCACGCCCGGCGAGTTCCACCTGGTCCACCTCGGCGCCCGAGCGCTGGGCGGCGCGGGCCTGGTGATGACCGAGATGGTCTGCGTGAGCCCCGAGGGCCGCATCACCCCGGGATGTACGGGGCTGTACGCCCCCGAGCACGAGGCGGCCTGGCGCCGTGTCACCGACTTCGTGCACGCGTGCTCCCCGGGGGCGGCGATCGGGGTGCAGCTCGGCCACAGCGGCCGCAAGGGCTCCACCCGGCTGATGTGGGAGGGGATCGACGAGCCGTTGCCGGCGGGGAACTGGCCCGTGGTGGCCCCGTCCGCGCTGCCCTACCGGCCCGGCCGGAGCCAGGTGCCGCGCGCCCTGGACGCCGCCGGGCTCGCGACGATCCGCGGGCAGTTCACCCGGGCGGCCCGGCGCGCCGCCCGCGCCGGGTTCGACCTGCTGGAGCTGCACTGCGCGCACGGATATCTGCTGTCCGGCTTCCTGTCCCCGCTGACCAACCGGCGCACCGACGGCTACGGCGGCAGCCCCGCCGCCCGACTGCGCTATCCGCTGGAGGTCTTCGACGCGGTGCGCGCGGTGTGGCCGCACGACCGCCCGATGACGGTCCGCATCTCGGCGACCGACTGGGCGCCGGGCGGGGTGACCGTCGAGGACGCGGTCGCCATCGCGGCCGCGTTCGCCGCCCACGGCGCCGACGCCGTCGACGTCTCCACCGGGCAGGTGGTGGCCGACGAGCGCCCCCGCTTCGGCCGTTCCTACCAGACCCCCTATGCCGACCGGATCCGCAACGAGCTGGGCGTGCCGGTGATCGCGGTCGGCGCCAT
- the argF gene encoding ornithine carbamoyltransferase: MAKDLTGRHFLKELDFTAEEFRDLIDLAAELKAAKRAGEEVQRLRGKNIALIFEKTSTRTRCAFEIAAADQGAATTYLDPAGSQIGHKESVKDTARVLGRMFDAIEYRGHGQGVIEELAAYAGVPVYNGLTDEWHPTQMLADVLTMTEHCEKPLPEIAYAYLGDARYNMGNSYLVTGALLGMDVRIVAPRLLWPDETIVAVAQELAAASGARITLTEDVTEGVRGVDFVATDVWVSMGEPKEVWDERIALLGPYAVTMDVLRASGNDQVRFLHCLPAFHDLGTDVGREIYERHGLTELEVTDEVFESKHSVVFDEAENRMHTIKAVLVATLS; this comes from the coding sequence ATGGCGAAAGACCTGACCGGCCGCCACTTCCTCAAGGAGCTGGACTTCACCGCCGAGGAGTTCCGCGACCTGATCGACCTGGCCGCCGAGCTGAAGGCCGCCAAGCGCGCGGGCGAGGAGGTGCAACGGCTGCGCGGCAAGAACATCGCGCTGATCTTCGAGAAGACCTCCACCCGCACCCGCTGCGCCTTCGAGATCGCCGCCGCCGACCAGGGCGCGGCCACGACCTACCTCGACCCGGCGGGCTCGCAGATCGGGCACAAGGAGTCGGTGAAGGACACGGCGCGGGTGCTCGGCCGGATGTTCGACGCCATCGAGTACCGCGGCCACGGTCAGGGCGTCATCGAGGAACTGGCCGCCTACGCGGGCGTCCCGGTCTACAACGGCCTCACCGACGAGTGGCACCCCACCCAGATGCTCGCGGACGTGCTCACCATGACCGAGCACTGCGAGAAGCCGCTGCCCGAGATCGCCTACGCCTACCTCGGTGACGCCCGCTACAACATGGGCAACTCCTACCTGGTCACCGGCGCGCTGCTCGGCATGGACGTGCGCATCGTGGCTCCGCGGCTGCTCTGGCCCGACGAGACGATCGTGGCCGTGGCGCAGGAGCTGGCCGCCGCCTCCGGCGCCCGGATCACGCTCACCGAGGACGTCACCGAAGGCGTGCGCGGCGTGGACTTCGTCGCCACCGACGTGTGGGTGTCGATGGGCGAGCCGAAGGAGGTCTGGGACGAGCGGATAGCGCTGCTCGGCCCGTACGCGGTCACCATGGACGTGCTGCGCGCCAGCGGTAACGACCAGGTCCGGTTCCTGCACTGCCTGCCCGCCTTCCACGACCTGGGCACCGATGTCGGCCGGGAGATCTACGAGCGGCACGGGCTGACCGAGCTGGAGGTGACCGACGAGGTCTTCGAGTCGAAGCACTCGGTGGTCTTCGACGAGGCGGAGAACCGCATGCACACGATCAAGGCGGTTCTCGTCGCCACGCTCTCCTGA
- a CDS encoding enoyl-CoA hydratase family protein produces MSPFTGSASRTERWRHLRVSHEGGVATVTLDRPARLNALTFGAYADLRDLVAELARERSVRALVLGGAGRGFCSGGDVEEIIGATLALDTGELLDFNRMTGQVVRALRECPFPVIAAVHGVAAGAGAVLALAADFRVADPTARFAFLFTSVGLSGGDMGAAYLLPRVVGLGHATRLLMLGEPVPAAEAERIGLISRLTAEGEADREAAALAARLAAGPTLAYAQTKALLTAELDMPLAAAVELDAATQALLMNSEDYAEFHAAFTAKRAPIWRGR; encoded by the coding sequence ATGAGTCCCTTCACCGGATCGGCGTCCCGGACGGAGCGCTGGCGGCATCTGCGGGTCTCCCATGAGGGCGGGGTCGCCACCGTCACCCTCGACCGCCCCGCCAGGCTCAACGCGCTCACCTTCGGCGCCTACGCCGACCTGCGCGACCTGGTCGCCGAATTGGCCCGGGAGCGCTCCGTCCGCGCCCTGGTCCTCGGCGGCGCCGGCCGTGGCTTCTGCTCCGGCGGCGACGTCGAGGAGATCATCGGCGCCACCCTGGCCCTGGACACCGGGGAGCTGCTGGACTTCAACCGGATGACCGGGCAGGTGGTCCGCGCGCTGCGGGAGTGCCCCTTCCCGGTGATCGCGGCGGTGCACGGGGTGGCCGCCGGCGCCGGCGCGGTGCTCGCCCTGGCCGCCGACTTCCGTGTGGCCGACCCCACCGCCCGCTTCGCCTTCCTCTTCACCTCCGTCGGCCTCTCCGGCGGCGACATGGGCGCCGCCTACCTGCTGCCGCGGGTGGTCGGGCTGGGCCACGCCACCCGGCTGCTGATGCTCGGCGAACCGGTCCCCGCGGCCGAGGCCGAGCGCATCGGACTGATCAGCCGGCTGACGGCCGAGGGGGAGGCCGACCGCGAGGCCGCCGCCCTGGCCGCCCGGCTCGCCGCCGGCCCCACGCTCGCCTACGCCCAGACCAAGGCGCTGCTGACCGCCGAGCTCGACATGCCGCTGGCGGCGGCGGTCGAGCTCGACGCCGCCACCCAGGCCCTGCTCATGAACAGCGAGGACTACGCGGAGTTCCACGCCGCCTTCACGGCGAAGCGGGCCCCCATATGGCGGGGCAGGTAG